CCAGGGGTTGTCGGCCGTTTCCGAGTCCCGCGCCGCGGCCTCGGCAAGTTGCAGGGCCTCGGTATTACGTCCGAGCTGCTGCAGCCCGCTGACGCGCTCGACCGCGGAAAGGTGCGACGACGGCGAGTCGAGAATCGCCGCGATTTGCGCGCGGTCGTTGTCGACCTGGGCAAGCGCCAGGTACTGGCGCGCAGGCAGCGCGCCCTGGTCGAAGCGCGTGCGCTGCAACCAGCTGCGGGCGCTATCGTATTTCTTCTGCGCCAGCAGGGAGTCCACCAGCAATTCACGCATCGGGCCGGAACTGTTACCCTGCTGGATTATGTCGATCAACAATCCCTGCGCCGCGGCGTCGCCCTCGAACTCGCGCACCAGTCCCGCATACGACAGCATGAGCGGCGGCGCCAAGGGGGTGCCGAGCTGCTGCGCTTTCTGGAACTGCGGACGCAGCTGCTCATAGGCGGCGCGGCGCAGTGCCACGGCATCGTCGCCGCGGCCTGCCTGGCTGAGGGCCTCGGCATATTCCAGCGTCCATGCAGGCTCATCGGGCTTGGCGCGAAGCTGCCGTTCGAACCATGGCAGCGACTCCTTGCTCCGGTGCAGGCGCTTCAGGCCTGCGGCATAAGGCGCCCAGTAGGCCGGGTCCGTCGATGCCTCGGATTCCCACTTCTGGATCAGCCCGCTCAGCTGGACAGGGTCGCCGTCATCGATTTCAAACCACAGCAGGTTGACCCGGTCGGACACGGATGCGGGATTGAGCGCAAGCGCCCGGTGATATGCCGTGCGCGCGGCCGCCGTTTTCCCATCATGTTGCGCAAGGCGCCCGGCCAGCAACCAGTACATCTCGAGCTGTTCGAACTGTCCGGGCTTGTCCTTGGCGCTGGCCAGCAGCGCCCGCAAGTCGTTCCACCGCTGCGCGCGCGATGCGCTATCCATCGCCAGCAGCAGCCAGCGCGGCTCGTCGAACCGGCGATAGGCCTCGCGCGCGACCGCGATGGCGCCCTCATATTCGCCATGCGCGTTATCGGCTTCGATCAAGCGTTCGGCCACATGCACCTGGTCCGTGTTTCCTTTCCAGGCCGCCTGATAGGCATGTACGGCTTCGGCACGGCTGTCGGCTTGCCACGCCAGGTTACCGAGCAGTACCAGGTAGCGCTCGTCCCCGGGACCGGCCTGGGCGCGGACGGTACGCAGTCGCGCCAGCCCGTCGCCGGGCCGGCCGGCCCGTTCGAGCAGTATCGCTTCGCGCCGCGCAGCCTCGACCGGGCCGATCAGCGACGGCGGCATACGCCGCAGCGTCGCGATTCCCGCATCGAGGTCGCCGGTGAGGACCTGGGCCTCGCTCAAGGCAATCCATAGTTCGACCGGTGCGGTCCGGCGGGCGCAGTACGCGGACAGAAAATCCACCACGTCGCGCGACGAGGAGGCGCGTTGTGCGATTGCCAGCAGGGTCGCCTGCTCGCCCGCCGTAAGGTCCCGGTCATGCGTGGCCTTGCCGATCAGCTCCAGCCACAGCTTGTCCTCATCGCGCGCGTGCGCAATCTGCAGGGCCCGTTCCATGGCGGCACCCGACGGATTGCCGAGGGCAAGTATTGCCCATTGCTTCATCGCGACTTCCTGGGACGAGTTCCAGTCCGCTATTTGCGCCAGCCGCGTACGATGCTGGACGTCAGGCGCCAATGCCACCAGCCGCGTGGCCAGCACCATGGCTTCCGGCAGCGCGCTGGCCGACAGCTCGATATCCAGTTGCCGTTCGAGCGCCGGAACCGCCTCGGGCGACAGCATCAGCAGGGGACGGCCGAAGCGCTGGGCGCGATGAACGTCGTTTTGCGTCTGTGCGATGACCAGGGCACGATCCAGAAACACCGGATCGGTGCCGAACTGGCCCAGCATCTCATCCGCAAAGGCGAGCGCCGCAGCGCCATTGTTTGAGGCCACAAAATTGTCGAGTGCCAGCATGACGTAATTGCGCCGCGCCGCCATGGTCTGACCATCGGACATGGCGATCGTGCGATAGACGATCGCGGCCTTGAGGGGCTGTCCGTGCGCCAGCCAGTTGCGCGCAGTGAGTTCGAGCCAATGCCGCCGGCCCGCCGGATTCAGGTCCGCAAGGCGCTGCAGGGCGCGCGCCGCCAGGTCCGGACGATCGATTTCCTGACTGGCCTCTGCCAGCGTTTCCAATGCCTTCGGCGCGACCGGCAGCGACAACAACTTTTCTATATGCTCGGCGATGCCGGCCCGGATGCCGGTCCGTCGCGGATCCGACGCCAGGCTTTGCCGCATCATTGCCCGGTCAATGTGCAATAGCGCGAGGCGCGCCTCCGGGACCGAGGGCGCGGTGCCGTAGGCCAGCGGAGCGACCAGGCGGCGCGCTTCTTCCCACTGGCCGGTCTCGGCCAGTTCATTGGCCAACGAATAGCGGATCCGATAGTTATCCGGATCGGTTCGCAGCAGGACCCGCAGATAGGCAATCGACAGCGCATCGCGCTGATGGCGCGCCGCCAGGTCAAGGGTGCGGTGCGAATCCGGGAACAGGAAGTACAAGGCGCCGCAAAAGCCCACCGTCGACGCCAGCACCACGGAGGAAGGAATCAGATGGCGCGGCTTTGCGCCAGTACCTGTAGGCCGGGCGCTCATTTTGTCGGCTCGACGCTGAGGGTATCGAGCGAGGGCGTGGCGACCCATGCCGCAAAACCCAGCTCCCGGATGCGCTTTGCCGTATCCAGAGCCAGCCCGGGTTCAAGGGGCGATACGTAATCGATCACCGTGACCGGAAGACGGTAACGCGAACCGATGGTCTGCAGCTGGGCCAGCAACCATGTCCGGTCGGATTCCTGAACCTTGACATATTTGCCGGACGTCGCATCCCATCCCTGGAACAGCGATTCCGCCACCACCCCGTCTACCAGGTGGCCGATATCCGGCAGGATGTCGAATCCCCTGTTCAGCAACAGCCGTACGCCGGGAAAACGGTCGTGAATCTCGCGGACGATATTCGCCAGGGCACGTGCCTGGAGTGCTCTTCCTTCGGGATCCTTGACCGGAATCTGGTAGCTGTCCAGGGTGTCGAGGAAGAAGGCCCGGAATCCCTGCTGCCAAAGCGGCTTGATGCGCTTCTCGATCAGGAATTCGGTCCAGCCCTGCTGGGTCAGATCGGCAATGCGGCTACCCCATGCGGCGTTTTTCCCGAGAAACAACTTCGAATCAAGTTCGCCAGCCGATGCCCGCCAGCCTTCCGCCTCGCCGATACTGAGGTAGGCAAATATCACAGGACGGTTGGAGCCGAAGGCGTCCAGGCTGGGCAGGTTCTCCGCTTCGAGAACCACATAATCGTAATGCGACAACGCTTTTATGGGCACCGGCCGGCCATAAAAGAAAGCCACCGTGGGCGCTTCCGGACGCGTAATCGAGCATCCCAACAGGATTAATACGCCCGGAACGAGTTTCGCCAGGACGATCGATCGATCCAAAGCACTTCTCCTCCCCGGAATTCGGAAAGAAAAGGACCTGGAGCGACGAGGGCGATAGGACGCCCCCCTGCACCTGTTTAAAATGCCGGAAACGAGATTCATTTTTCTCTTTCAGCCAACCCGTGGCAACGGATCAGTTACG
This window of the Massilia sp. WG5 genome carries:
- a CDS encoding tetratricopeptide repeat protein, with the protein product MSARPTGTGAKPRHLIPSSVVLASTVGFCGALYFLFPDSHRTLDLAARHQRDALSIAYLRVLLRTDPDNYRIRYSLANELAETGQWEEARRLVAPLAYGTAPSVPEARLALLHIDRAMMRQSLASDPRRTGIRAGIAEHIEKLLSLPVAPKALETLAEASQEIDRPDLAARALQRLADLNPAGRRHWLELTARNWLAHGQPLKAAIVYRTIAMSDGQTMAARRNYVMLALDNFVASNNGAAALAFADEMLGQFGTDPVFLDRALVIAQTQNDVHRAQRFGRPLLMLSPEAVPALERQLDIELSASALPEAMVLATRLVALAPDVQHRTRLAQIADWNSSQEVAMKQWAILALGNPSGAAMERALQIAHARDEDKLWLELIGKATHDRDLTAGEQATLLAIAQRASSSRDVVDFLSAYCARRTAPVELWIALSEAQVLTGDLDAGIATLRRMPPSLIGPVEAARREAILLERAGRPGDGLARLRTVRAQAGPGDERYLVLLGNLAWQADSRAEAVHAYQAAWKGNTDQVHVAERLIEADNAHGEYEGAIAVAREAYRRFDEPRWLLLAMDSASRAQRWNDLRALLASAKDKPGQFEQLEMYWLLAGRLAQHDGKTAAARTAYHRALALNPASVSDRVNLLWFEIDDGDPVQLSGLIQKWESEASTDPAYWAPYAAGLKRLHRSKESLPWFERQLRAKPDEPAWTLEYAEALSQAGRGDDAVALRRAAYEQLRPQFQKAQQLGTPLAPPLMLSYAGLVREFEGDAAAQGLLIDIIQQGNSSGPMRELLVDSLLAQKKYDSARSWLQRTRFDQGALPARQYLALAQVDNDRAQIAAILDSPSSHLSAVERVSGLQQLGRNTEALQLAEAAARDSETADNPWLAEMTTQLRWKQSKRGGIVAEKRQIGNLDLRMLELNAGMPVGDARATVKAARMTLGGSSAAFLRDRSEEDLSAAAEWQLADGDAGITVGTNHRRQDSLFYGRAEWTGQLGPAARLRLGGSANMLSEESGLMRAIGKKSKLDSSVTIDLGDSRYAQLGIAGQRYATRDGERLGSGYRLEGGVGTSFRRKDLIWQVRLSASWEHNRLADSLPASLRGVVPPSTLVSEIVPQKFAWAGVGSTLFFGDQDSVPGHWHGLVDGILGEQWPDRRLGYSVRAMLAVPLAARNELRFEAFHSNVRSNVTAASNNGIRFSYQHQF
- a CDS encoding endo alpha-1,4 polygalactosaminidase, whose product is MDRSIVLAKLVPGVLILLGCSITRPEAPTVAFFYGRPVPIKALSHYDYVVLEAENLPSLDAFGSNRPVIFAYLSIGEAEGWRASAGELDSKLFLGKNAAWGSRIADLTQQGWTEFLIEKRIKPLWQQGFRAFFLDTLDSYQIPVKDPEGRALQARALANIVREIHDRFPGVRLLLNRGFDILPDIGHLVDGVVAESLFQGWDATSGKYVKVQESDRTWLLAQLQTIGSRYRLPVTVIDYVSPLEPGLALDTAKRIRELGFAAWVATPSLDTLSVEPTK